One Peromyscus leucopus breed LL Stock chromosome 2, UCI_PerLeu_2.1, whole genome shotgun sequence DNA window includes the following coding sequences:
- the LOC114688453 gene encoding interferon alpha-12-like, whose protein sequence is MARPCALLTFLVVMHYWSSCCLGCDLPQTHHLRNKRASTLLAQMRRLCPLSCLKDRMDFAFPLEKVDAQQIQKAQAIPALQELTQQVLILFSSKDSSAAWETSLLDTFCTGLHHQLRDLQACLMEHVEVQEPPLSQEDSLVAVRNYFHRITVYLKDKKHSPCAWEVVRAEVWRERERERERERERERERERERPVFLSHLSVKMESYSNTEMILTP, encoded by the coding sequence ATGGCCAGGCCCTGTGCTCTCCTGACATTCCTGGTGGTGATGCACTACTGGTCAAGCTGCTGTCTGGGATGTGACCTGCCTCAGACTCATCACCTCAGGAACAAGAGAGCCTCCACACTCCTGGCACAAATGAGGAGACtctgccctctctcctgcctgaaGGACAGAATGGACTTTGCATTCCCTCTGGAGAAGGTAGATGCCCAGCAGATCCAGAAGGCTCAAGCCATCCCAGCCCTGCAGGAGCTGACCCAGCAGGTCCTGATCCTCTTCAGCTCAAAGGACTCATCTGCTGCTTGGGAGACAAGCCTCCTAGACACATTCTGCACTGGCCTCCACCACCAGCTCAGAGACCTACAAGCCTGTCTGATGGAGCATGTGGAGGTGCAGGAACCTCCCCTGAGCCAGGAAGACTCCCTGGTGGCTGTGAGGAACTACTTCCACAGGATTACTGTCTACCTGAAGGATAAGAAACACAGCCCCTGTGCCTGGGAGGTGGTCAGAGCAgaagtctggagagagagagagagagagagagagagagagagagagagagagagagagagagagagagagagacctgtctTCCTTAGCCATCTTTCTGTCAAGATGGAGTCTTATTCTAATACAGAAATGATTCTCACTCCCTGA